In one window of Ovis aries strain OAR_USU_Benz2616 breed Rambouillet chromosome 3, ARS-UI_Ramb_v3.0, whole genome shotgun sequence DNA:
- the PRRT1B gene encoding proline rich transmembrane protein 1B: MDAGADAKGGGGPAVPEDPARPGLPQLPRRPQLLEEDRAPSEEVAAADGGDAAAPEGAPGEPPAEASAAPPAQAQAVAAGEALPMPKAAAGGVPNIGFVGEPPPYAPPDPKAAHLLYPPPFSPPVLFPPAPAAPALYPPPAPLFPAPAAQPLFATFPVYNSPVAGVPAPAPAEHRPLPKDYMMESVLVTLFCCLLTGLIAIVYSHETRAALARGDLAQAQEASRKARSLVLFSLLFGVFVSTSWVIYVVVALYLP, from the exons GAGCGGACGCGAAAGGGGGCGGCGGCCCCGCAGTCCCTGAGGACCCTGCGCGCCCTGGGCTCCCGCAGCTCCCGCGCCGCCCgcagctcctggaggaggaccGAGCGCCCAGCGAGGAAGTGGCCGCCGCAGACGGAGGGGACGCCGCGGCGCCAGAGGGAGCCCCGGGCGAGCCCCCGGCCGAGGCCTCCGCGGcgcccccagcccaggcccaggccGTGGCCGCGGGCGAGGCCCTGCCAATGCCCAAGGCGGCGGCCGGTGGGGTCCCCAACATCGGCTTCGTGGGCGAGCCCCCGCCCTACGCGCCGCCGGACCCCAAGGCCGCGCACCTGCTCTACCCGCCGCCCTTCTCACCGCCGGTGCTCTTCCCGCCCGCGCCGGCCGCCCCGGCCCTGTACCCGCCGCCCGCACCGCTCTTCCCCGCGCCTGCCGCACAGCCGCTCTTCGCGACCTTCCCGGTG TACAACAGCCCCGTGGCAGGCGTGCCAGCCCCAGCCCCGGCAGAACACAGGCCTCTGCCCAAGGACTACATGATGGAGTCTGTGCTGGTGACCCTCTTCTGCTGTCTGCTCACTGGGCTCATCGCCATCGTCTACTCCCATGAG ACCCGCGCGGCCCTGGCCCGGGGGGACCTGGCCCAGGCTCAGGAGGCCTCTCGCAAGGCCCGCTCGCTGGTGCTCTTCAGCCTGCTCTTCGGGGTCTTCGTGTCCACCAGCTGGGTTATCTACGTGGTGGTCGCGCTCTACCTGCCTTGA